TCTTAACTGTACATCATTGTGTTCTTTGATGTCTTCATCCTAAATCATCTTTTGTCTTTGCTTTCTTGTCAGAATGAcagctttcttttttttaattggtTCATTCTAGGTCAATGCAGCCCCCTGTGAATCACTTGAGAGGACCAACATTTTGAAGTCAGAGTTGGCAACGCTATCAGAAAAAAATGCAGAATTAAAGCAGGAGGTTAGGGAGCTAACTATGAAGCTTCAATTGGCTGAACAAAGAAAAGATCAGGCTGAAAAGCAGTTTCTGGCTTTAGGACCGAAGCATAAAGCTGGTCCTTTTGGTACTGTCAAGAGTTTGAGAACAAATCCAGCTGTCACTCCTGATGAATCTGTGAACCCAAGATTGGCAAAGATACTAGAAAAAGTAGCTGTTCGAAAAGAGCTCATAGTTGCTCTGGCAAACTCCTATGTGGAGGAGATGGTGGAGATCTGGTCTGAGAATATCAAAAGAGTGGGTATAACCAATTATCTAGTTGTCGCATTGGATGATGAGATGGAAAGCTTCTGCAAGTCCAAGGAAGTTCCTGTTTACCAAGGAAATTTTGATGAAGGCATCAATTCCATTGGAAGGAGAGGCGGGAACCATGCAGTGTCCGGATTGAAGTTCCATGTTTTGAGGGAATTTTTGCAGCTTGGTTACAGTGTTCTTCTCTCAGACGTTGATATCATCTACTTACAGAACCCATTTGATCATCTCTACAGAGATTCTGATGTGGAATCCATGAGTGATGGTCACAATAACATGACAGCTTATGGTTATGATGATGTCTTTGATGAGCCTCAAATGGGTTGGGCAAGATATGCTCATACAATGCGGATATGGGTTTACAATTCTGGCTTTTTCTATATTAGACCAACAATTCCCTCAATTGAGCTTTTGGATCGCGTAGCAAGCAGATTATCTCGTGAAAATGCATGGGACCAACGGGTCTTCAATGAAGAGCTTTTCATCCCCTCACACCCAGGATATTATGGGCTTCATGCATCCAGGAGAACCATGGATATGTATCTTTTTATGAACAGCAATGTTCTTTTCAAGACTGTGAGGAAAGATGCTAACCTGCGCAAGTTAAAGCCAGTCATTGTTCATGTGAATTACCATCCTGATAAACTCCGTAGAATGAAGGCTGTTATGGAGTTTTATGTCAATGGAGACCAAAATGCACTGGATCCTTTGCCTGATGGTTCAGAGTAGTATATGGGGCTCTTGCTTTGCGTTTCAATTTTGCAATAGAAGTACAGGTTTTTGACTTTTACCTTGTCGACATTACTTTCATACAGATACATCTAAAAGGCCTATGTCAGGTGTAGCCTTCAAAAGTCGCTGCACCCGAGCTTTTTTTTGAGAGCTTATACCAAAatgttttttataatttaaatacaaCCCTTTCTTCAGGCTCCACACTTGCATTTTCCGCCCTATCTGGCCAATGTGATTTTACGACCAACCATGCATTTATTCAACATATTTGCATGTTAGTAGCTTTTTGTTAAATATCTTTGCCCATTTATCTATCTATTTACTTATACATTTTTCTTGTTCTGCTCATCTATGCCAT
This genomic window from Elaeis guineensis isolate ETL-2024a chromosome 13, EG11, whole genome shotgun sequence contains:
- the LOC105060967 gene encoding arabinosyltransferase RRA2 isoform X2, with the protein product MKVNAAPCESLERTNILKSELATLSEKNAELKQEVRELTMKLQLAEQRKDQAEKQFLALGPKHKAGPFGTVKSLRTNPAVTPDESVNPRLAKILEKVAVRKELIVALANSYVEEMVEIWSENIKRVGITNYLVVALDDEMESFCKSKEVPVYQGNFDEGINSIGRRGGNHAVSGLKFHVLREFLQLGYSVLLSDVDIIYLQNPFDHLYRDSDVESMSDGHNNMTAYGYDDVFDEPQMGWARYAHTMRIWVYNSGFFYIRPTIPSIELLDRVASRLSRENAWDQRVFNEELFIPSHPGYYGLHASRRTMDMYLFMNSNVLFKTVRKDANLRKLKPVIVHVNYHPDKLRRMKAVMEFYVNGDQNALDPLPDGSE
- the LOC105060967 gene encoding arabinosyltransferase RRA3 isoform X1, whose translation is MAGRREGPLMRIGNGPPSRGYRIALAVAIGIILGCVVAFLFPDGLFRFSFPSPPLSHNTTKLIQVNAAPCESLERTNILKSELATLSEKNAELKQEVRELTMKLQLAEQRKDQAEKQFLALGPKHKAGPFGTVKSLRTNPAVTPDESVNPRLAKILEKVAVRKELIVALANSYVEEMVEIWSENIKRVGITNYLVVALDDEMESFCKSKEVPVYQGNFDEGINSIGRRGGNHAVSGLKFHVLREFLQLGYSVLLSDVDIIYLQNPFDHLYRDSDVESMSDGHNNMTAYGYDDVFDEPQMGWARYAHTMRIWVYNSGFFYIRPTIPSIELLDRVASRLSRENAWDQRVFNEELFIPSHPGYYGLHASRRTMDMYLFMNSNVLFKTVRKDANLRKLKPVIVHVNYHPDKLRRMKAVMEFYVNGDQNALDPLPDGSE